A stretch of Homo sapiens chromosome 12, GRCh38.p14 Primary Assembly DNA encodes these proteins:
- the BICD1 gene encoding protein bicaudal D homolog 1 isoform 32 (isoform 32 is encoded by transcript variant 34) produces MAAEEVLQTVDHYKTEIERLTKELTETTHEKIQAAEYGLVVLEEKLTLKQQYDELEAEYDSLKQELEQLKEGPLLVRED; encoded by the exons ATGGCCGCAGAAGAGGTATTGCAGACGGTGGACCATTATAAGACTGAGATAGAGAGGCTAACCAAGGAGCTCACGGAGACCACCCACGAGAAGATCCAGGCTGCCGAGTACGGGCTGGTGGTGCTGGAGGAGAAGCTGACCCTCAAACAGCAGTATGATGAACTGGAGGCTGAGTACGACAGCCTCAAACAGGAGCTGGAGCAGCTCAAAGAG GGCCCTTTGTTGGTAAGAGAAGATTGA
- the BICD1 gene encoding protein bicaudal D homolog 1 isoform 33 (isoform 33 is encoded by transcript variant 35): protein MAAEEVLQTVDHYKTEIERLTKELTETTHEKIQAAEYGLVVLEEKLTLKQQYDELEAEYDSLKQELEQLKEVSATIS from the exons ATGGCCGCAGAAGAGGTATTGCAGACGGTGGACCATTATAAGACTGAGATAGAGAGGCTAACCAAGGAGCTCACGGAGACCACCCACGAGAAGATCCAGGCTGCCGAGTACGGGCTGGTGGTGCTGGAGGAGAAGCTGACCCTCAAACAGCAGTATGATGAACTGGAGGCTGAGTACGACAGCCTCAAACAGGAGCTGGAGCAGCTCAAAGAG GTTTCAGCGACAATTTCGTAG
- the BICD1 gene encoding protein bicaudal D homolog 1 isoform 30 (isoform 30 is encoded by transcript variant 32), which translates to MAAEEVLQTVDHYKTEIERLTKELTETTHEKIQAAEYGLVVLEEKLTLKQQYDELEAEYDSLKQELEQLKELKDVIYDILNQLAFQFSV; encoded by the exons ATGGCCGCAGAAGAGGTATTGCAGACGGTGGACCATTATAAGACTGAGATAGAGAGGCTAACCAAGGAGCTCACGGAGACCACCCACGAGAAGATCCAGGCTGCCGAGTACGGGCTGGTGGTGCTGGAGGAGAAGCTGACCCTCAAACAGCAGTATGATGAACTGGAGGCTGAGTACGACAGCCTCAAACAGGAGCTGGAGCAGCTCAAAGAG TTAAAAGATGTGATTTATGACATACTGAATCAACTTGCCTTCCAATTTAGTGTGTAA
- the BICD1 gene encoding protein bicaudal D homolog 1 isoform 31 (isoform 31 is encoded by transcript variant 33): protein MAAEEVLQTVDHYKTEIERLTKELTETTHEKIQAAEYGLVVLEEKLTLKQQYDELEAEYDSLKQELEQLKEIAHYLFICFIYSFKNLY from the exons ATGGCCGCAGAAGAGGTATTGCAGACGGTGGACCATTATAAGACTGAGATAGAGAGGCTAACCAAGGAGCTCACGGAGACCACCCACGAGAAGATCCAGGCTGCCGAGTACGGGCTGGTGGTGCTGGAGGAGAAGCTGACCCTCAAACAGCAGTATGATGAACTGGAGGCTGAGTACGACAGCCTCAAACAGGAGCTGGAGCAGCTCAAAGAG atTGCCCATTACCTCTTCatctgtttcatttattcattcaaaaatttgTATTGA